Below is a genomic region from Bacteroidota bacterium.
ATTTAATTATTGCATCAGAAGATTACTTTAATAGTAATACTTTGGATACTTTTATAACATTTAGAGAACAAGATTTTACGGTTCAAGTTGTAAAGGGAGCCAATATTGGGACAACTAAGGATGATTATAGAGATTATATAAGAAGTTTGATGCCCGATTATGTATTGTTAGTAGGCAAATACGGTGACTTTCCTGTTCACACAGTGCCTTACCCTAAAGAAGTTGAAAGTTACAATTACTATGTTGCTTCATCAACTATAGGTCATCCAAATCAAGATATACCTTTGGGTTTGTTTTTTGCTGAAAATAATACAGAACTTGAGAATATTATTAACAAAACAATTAGCTTTGAAAATAATTTTACTAGCTACCCTAAAGAATATTATGGTCATGCTGGTAGCAATGCTGCTCTTCCTCCATGGCCTGTTGAATTTAATGAAGAGATACTGACAGAAATGCAAACTCGTTACTTTGGTCCGGAGTCTTATAATTTCACATTAGCTAATGCCAATGACACTAATCCCAATGATGTATGGACAGATATCAACATGATAAATACTGGAATCCGTTTCATGATTTACCACGGACATGGTAATATAAACAAATGGTCTTTTGGATTAGGAACGGGAGGTTTGCCACAATTGACAAATACTATTTACCCTATTATTCTTTCTTTTGCATGTTTAACAGGTACATTCAGCGGTAGTGTTGATACGAGTTCTTTTGATTGTTTTGCCCAGAAAATAACAACTATCGAACATGGTGCAGTCGCTTTTTTTGGAGCCTATAATACTGCTTCTAAAGGAATGAATCAGCTATTAGAAGGATCTATTAACGGACTATTTAATGATACCATAACACCTCGATTAGGAGATGCATTGTTATATGCCTATGCAAATACTAATAACACCAATACCGTAAATACATATTATCCAACAGTAACGGCAGTAGAGCGAAAAAGAACTGCCTGGCAATTTCATTTGTTTGGAGACCCAGCACTTAAAATCCTGGATGACATTACAAGTGTAAAAGAAATCGCTCAAAATAATCACAAAATTATTGTTTATCCTAATCCTACAAGTGGTATTGTTTCAATTGATTCAGATAAGGAAATAATTGAATTGATTGTATTTTCAACAAATGGGGAAATATTGGTTTACTCAACAAACACATCAAAGGTTGATATAAGCAGTCTTCCTAAAGGCGTTTACTTTATATCATTAAAAATGAAAAATGAAACAGTCTATAGGAAAATAATACGAATGTGAGAAATGCCAGCTTGTAACAATGAATAAAAATAATAGCCGAAATAGCAGTAAATTAAAGGATTGTAGCCCGCATCAGCTTTCGTGTGTTTTGATAGTTCTGAAGCACGCAGTCGGCTACATATTCTTATACTAAACGTTAGCACACATACCCATTTGCCACAAAATATTCCTTTTAATCTCAAAGTCATCATTTTACTAAAGGAAAGTTTTTTAGAGTACTACTTTTGAGAAAAAAACAATCATTATGAAACTAATTACCTTATTCTTCTGCACATTTATTGTCGTAATATCCAAAGCACAATCTCCAATATTAATTTTTGAATCTGGCTATGAAGGTACAAGCCATGTAATACAACATTGGAAACAAGGTTCACTAGACTCAACACATGCAGATATAGAAGGTATTGATAATGGATGGGATTGGGAAAGTTCAATTAACGGCAGTCCCCAAGTTGGCTTTTTTGCAATTAGATATGAAACTTTAGATACAATAGCTGCAAAAGCGGAAATTATTCCTGAACCTAGTAATCCATCCAACAACGTCTTAAGTTTTAAGATGACTGCTCCAAATGTAGCGGACTATAACAATGGCTTAGGAAAAGGACGAATACAAGGTGTTTTTACTGAAAATGATACTTTAAGAGCTTTTCATATAAAAGAAAAACTACTTATTCATGAAGATTTTGATTTTTTTACAGAACCACAGTTTGATTCTTTGAATCTTAATTGGATGACAATTCAAGAGTTTTGGAATAATACCGCTGGACAACCGTATCCCTTTAGAGTAACGATAAATATCAGGAAACCAATTAATAGTGATACATTATATTTTGGCGTTCATGCTCAAACAAAAGACACAAGTGCTGCTCACGCTTGGGATAACATATGGGATTCTATTGCTACAGATTACCCCATACCATTAGGAAGTTGGTTGGATATTGAAACATATTTTGTTGAAGGCGATTCGCTAAATGGAAAGTTTAAGTTTGTAGTTACAGATACATCAGGAATAAGGCAAACAATATTTGATATTACTGGATTTACTCACCACCCATTAGATCCAAACCCTGATGGAATACAATCTTTTAACCCTATGAAACTTTATACTTTTGGACCTTATATTGATACTATGGCTGCTCATAATAAATGTCTGTGCTTATATTGGGATGACCTTGAATTATGGAAAGGGACAGAGACATTATTATCTGTACCAACTCAAAAAGAAAGTCCTGTAGATATACTAGTTTTTCCAAACCCTATCAAAAATGAACTGTACTTTAAAACAAATGAAAAAGTTCAATTAATTGAAGTGTATAATATGATGGGCACTAAAGTTTATAGGACTTATTCTATTTCAGAAACTTCTGTAAACCTTAGCTTTTTATCAGGTGGATTATACTTTGTAAAATTTTCTTTTAGTGGAAAAAAAGAACAAATAGTTAAAATAATAAAAAACTAATATTATGAGAATAAAGCATTTTCACATAGTAATTGCTTTTTTACCATTTTTCAATCTGTTAAATGTGGCTTGTAAAAAAGAAAAAACTGAATGCGTCTACAATAATCAACTTGAAACAGAAGAACTTGTATTTCATTCTGGATATGAAGGAAGCTCAAATGGAATTCCAAATGACGCTCACGAAAAGATTAAGGGGATTGACCAAACTTTCCCCAACAAGAGTGATTGGCAAAAAAGTTTTAATGAACATCCTATTATTGGAAATTTTAAGTTTTGGTATGAAGATGGAAAGCCATCTCAACGTTATGCTAAAATAATTGCTGACCCTACAGCATCAGGCAATAAAGTACTTCACTTTTGGTTGAATGAATCCAGTATAAACTACAAGGTGATTAAGAAAAAAGGAAGAATTCAAGCCAATATTGTAAACAATAATAAGTTGCGGTCAATTTACATCAAACAACGACTTTATGTTCATTCCGACTTTGAACAACTAAAAACATATCCAAAAAAAATAACTTGGATGACAATTCAGGAATTTTGGAATAATGCCTCAGGAAAAGAATTTCCATTCAGAGTAACGTTGAACATAAGAAAAACAATCACTGATGCAGGTGATTTATATTTTGGTTCCCATGCTCAAATAAAAGAAAATGGAAAGTGGAATAATATATGGGGTTCTGTGAACGAATCGT
It encodes:
- a CDS encoding T9SS type A sorting domain-containing protein — protein: MKVKINIHHSLIVTLLFLLIVNQIYGQPNETKANNIYLIIASEDYFNSNTLDTFITFREQDFTVQVVKGANIGTTKDDYRDYIRSLMPDYVLLVGKYGDFPVHTVPYPKEVESYNYYVASSTIGHPNQDIPLGLFFAENNTELENIINKTISFENNFTSYPKEYYGHAGSNAALPPWPVEFNEEILTEMQTRYFGPESYNFTLANANDTNPNDVWTDINMINTGIRFMIYHGHGNINKWSFGLGTGGLPQLTNTIYPIILSFACLTGTFSGSVDTSSFDCFAQKITTIEHGAVAFFGAYNTASKGMNQLLEGSINGLFNDTITPRLGDALLYAYANTNNTNTVNTYYPTVTAVERKRTAWQFHLFGDPALKILDDITSVKEIAQNNHKIIVYPNPTSGIVSIDSDKEIIELIVFSTNGEILVYSTNTSKVDISSLPKGVYFISLKMKNETVYRKIIRM
- a CDS encoding T9SS type A sorting domain-containing protein, encoding MKLITLFFCTFIVVISKAQSPILIFESGYEGTSHVIQHWKQGSLDSTHADIEGIDNGWDWESSINGSPQVGFFAIRYETLDTIAAKAEIIPEPSNPSNNVLSFKMTAPNVADYNNGLGKGRIQGVFTENDTLRAFHIKEKLLIHEDFDFFTEPQFDSLNLNWMTIQEFWNNTAGQPYPFRVTINIRKPINSDTLYFGVHAQTKDTSAAHAWDNIWDSIATDYPIPLGSWLDIETYFVEGDSLNGKFKFVVTDTSGIRQTIFDITGFTHHPLDPNPDGIQSFNPMKLYTFGPYIDTMAAHNKCLCLYWDDLELWKGTETLLSVPTQKESPVDILVFPNPIKNELYFKTNEKVQLIEVYNMMGTKVYRTYSISETSVNLSFLSGGLYFVKFSFSGKKEQIVKIIKN